The genomic interval CTGTTCGGGACAAGTGGATGAGGGTAATTGAAAAGTCGCTTAGTTTGGGTGGGCGTACAGCCTCAACGCTGATGGCGGAGAATTACCGGGTCGACTCAGTGCTGTAGCTGGTAGACCCATGGGGTTGCAGGGAGACGCGCGGAACGTGATATCGGTGCACCAGTTGAAAGGTGAATGGTTGTAGGGGCTGCTCTCACGGGAGTGCTGCCCTTGCGGGTTATGATTGGATGGTAATAGTTTCTGAGAGTGTAAAATGAACTGTGTAAACTCCCCGAGCCCAGGAGTGGGAGTCTACAAGGGGAGTGAATCGACATGGAACTTCTATCCAAGGAGCAAATCCGTCAACTCATTCGAGATGGCAAGTTGAAGGATATTCACGACGTCCAAAGCATGCTCAAGGATCTTTTCGCGAGCACCATCCAAGAGATGCTCGAAGCCGAATTGAACACGCACCTGGGGTATGCCAAATACGACGCGAAGCACAAAGACACGGATAACGCCCGAAATGGCCACGGCGCCAAGCGGACGGTGCAGTCCGAACTCGGCGATATCGATATCGCGCTTCCTCGAGACCGGAAAGGCGAGTTTGAGCCTTTGATTGTGCAAAAGCGTCAAAAGCGCATGCCAAGTATCGAAGAACAGGTCATTGCGCTGTATCTCAAGTTTGACAGTAAGACGCCTCATCCGAAGGTCCGAACCGCGCTACAGCGCGGTTTTTTCGCCGTTTAGGGGCGATTTGTTTGCGAAAATGTAGGTCAAACTTTTTGTACATAATCGTTGCTATATTGGTATGTATGCTTTATCGTTGTGGATATAAATTCTCGCGGCGGTGATCCTCTTGTTCGCGCAAATTGTATCCACAAAGAAGCCCGACGGTAAGACCTACAAGTATCTCCACATCGTTGAGTCCTACCGTGAAGGTCGGACGGTCAAGAAGCGGCGTGTCGCAAGCCTAGGCAACATCAGTCAATATTCTGAGCGCGAAATCGAACAGATTATCCGGACCCTCGAGTCTCTCCTACAACATCGCACCACCGGTTCGCTCGAGGACTTCGAGGCCCAGCAGGTACTCCATTTCGGCGTTCCGTATGTGGTGCAATTTTTGTGGAACCAACTCGGGCTCACCGAGGCCATTCGTGACGCCCTGCGTGCCCGCGAGGTCACCTTTGATGTCGCGCGGTACGTCCAAGCCATGGTCATTCATCGGCTCGTCGATCCCTCGAGTAAGCTTCGCCTCTTTCACACGCTGGACGATCTCTATCTTCCCGACTGGGGCGGGGAGCCGTGGCAGCTTCAGCACTTCTATCGAGCGCTCGACTATCTTGTCGACATCAAGCCTCAACTGGAACGCGTGTTGTACGCGCGACTGACAGACTTGCTGAACTTCAGGCTCTCGTTGGTTCTGTACGACTTGACCAGCACTCATCTCCACGGGCACGCCTGTCCCTTAGGAGAGCATGGGTATTCGCGAACGCATCGCCCCGACCTCGAGCAGGTGGAGCTTGGGCTCCTGGTGACCCCTGAAGGCATTCCCATCACGCACGAAGTGTTCGCGGGCAACGTGTCCGACAAGCAAACCGTGCCGGACATCTTGAAACGTCTGAAGGAAGACTTTGCGGTCGAGCAGTGCGTGTTCGTGGGTGACCGCGGCATGGTCACGGAAAAGAACATGGCCCTGATGGCGGAGGCGGGATTCCCGTACATTGTCGGGTTCCACAAGCGCGGGCGCATCGTGAGCGACGCGTTGCTGGAACAGTTTGCAGACGTCAACGCCTACCACGAACTGAAAGACAACCTGCGCTACCTCGAGGTGCCCGCCGCAAGCGTGGACGACGTCGAAAAGGCCGAAGGCGTCCGATACATCCTTTGCTACAACCCGGAGAAAGCGCGTCAGGATGCCGCGTTTCGGGAGAGCGCGCTGGAGGAGGCTGAAACGGGTCTGAAAGCTTTGGCGGAGAGCTTGGCGAAACCGAAGCGCGGCCGAAAGCCGACCGACAAAGGCGTCATGCTCAAGGTGGCGGACCTGTTGACCAGAAAAGGGGTTGAAGCGTTTTTTCAGGTCGATTACAAGGACGGCATCCTGACGTATCGGCGCGATGAGGACGCAATCACCAAGGAAGCACTGCGCGACGGAAAGTTCCTGATTCGAACCAATACGGATTTGCCTGCAGCCGACGTGGCCCAATCGTACAAGACGTTGATGGGGATCGAACGTGCGTTTCACCAAATCAAAAACTTCCTGGATGTCGGGCCGATCTATCACTGGAATGAGCAGCGGGTTCGCGGGCACATCTTCGTCTGCGTGCTGGCCTACCTCTTCGAGCAGGAGATGCAAGTGCTCTATCGCCGCCAATGGGCCCACGACAAGGCAGTGGCGGAAAGCCTTGCATGCGTTGAAGAGCAGGCCAAGGTGCTAGCCGAACTCGAGTCGCGGTGGTACACCGGCGAAGCCATCGTACGGGAGCTGAGACGCTGGAAAGCGGTGCGCGCCACATTCTTGGACAAGGAGTTCGTCAGTGTGACCAAAGCGACGGACCAGGCGAAGGCCATCCTCACGAGCCTGGGCATTCCGACGCCAAACAAGACCTTGTCGGTGACGAAAGTCCCATCCATGACGCCGGACGAGTAACGGCACAAGATGTCACAAGACGAATAGCACTCCAACGAGCCCCGCAGCGACGCGGGGCTAACGTGCGTGTGGTACAAACTTGCCCCTACAATCCGCGTCATATCAAGGGTACTGTCAAACTTGAGCTGTATGCTCGCGGTTTCAGCACAAGGGATATCCAGGACCACCTCCAGCAGATCTACGGCGTGGATATGTCGCCCACGCTGGTGTCGAACCTCACCGATCGCCTCTTGCCGCGGATTCAGGAGTGGCAGAATCGTCCATTGCACCCCCTCTATACCGTCGTCTTCCTCGACGCCATTCACTACAAGGTGCGCGAAGAAGGCCGCTTGGTAAGCAAGGCGGCGTACATGGTCATTGGCATCGACATCGAGGGTCAGAAAGATGTGCTGGGCATCTGGATAGGGCAGAGTGAGTCCTCGAAGTTCTGGCTCGGCGTGTTGAATGACCTGAAGGCGCGCGGCGTGCAGGATGTGCTCGTCTTTTCGACTGACAACCTGAAGGGATTCAGCGAAGCCATCGCCGCCTGTTTCCCGCAATCCGATGTCCAAAAATGCATCGTCCACCAAATTCGAAATTCGCTGCGGTATGTGTCCTATAAGGATTTCAAGGCGGTCGCGGCAGCACTCAAGCCCATCTATCAGGCACCCACGGAAGAGGCGGCCTTGATGGAGCTTGACCAGTTTGAACGGGGATGGGGAGCGCGCTATCCCCTGTGTGTGAAGTCGTGGCGAGACAACTGGACGGAACTCGCGACGTTCTATCGGTACCCTGTGGAAATGCGGCGAATCATGTATACAACGAACATCATCGAAGGCTACCACCGGCAGCTGCGAAAAGCGACGAAAGGGAAGAGCATGTTTCCAAACGACGAAGCTTTGCTGAAGATGCTGTACCTGGCGACGATGGAGTTGACGAGAAAATGGACGATGCGGGTGGCCAACTGGGGCACCATTCTGGGGCAATTGGCCATCTACTTCGGAGATCGCGTGACGCCCTACATTCCGTGACGACGTTAGGGGGCATGCCCACGGTGTGTGGCATGCCACGTCCGGCCAGGAAGGCAGCCTAACATCGGCTGTCAAGGCTGGGAAACGTACCTTGACAGCCTCACATAGGTACGACATCCTGGTACTCGCTACAGGAACGAAAGTAATCTCTTCAAAATGGAGTTTACACAGAACGCTTGACACACCCTAGTTTCTCCTACACTTGGACCTCGCGTGTAGTTCAAAGCGCCCGACGGCATCCGCTTGTCCCGCCCGGCGCTTCACCTTAGGATGAGGTCGACGTCGAAGATGTCGCATTGGTGGAGTTGCTCGTCGCGTTGCCCGTGGATGCGCCTGTGGTGTTGCCCGAGCTCGTCGTGTTGGAACTGCTGCTCGAGCCCGACGCGGAGCTTGTGGTCGATCCCGTCGCGCCCTGACCCGGAGTGGGTGCGGTCGGTGTGGCGCCCAGTTCCAGAATCGCCTGGCGCAGCTTCGAGATGAGCAGATTTTCGAGATTCCACAGTCGCCGCAGCTGTCCGGCCGGCGGATTCGTGGCAGAGGTGACTTGATTCAGCTCCTGAGAGAATTGGCTGTACGCCTTTGCGATCTGTTGCTCGAGCGCCGAGAGGGCGTGCGAGTCTCGCAGCGCAGCCTCAGCTGCCGCGACCTGTTTCAAGATCTGGTTCATGGCCTGCCGAGCCGCCTGGTTGCTCGTCGCGTTTTGCAGCGACGTCAGGTCCGATTGGAGCTCCGAGATGAGCTGCGTCACTGCGGGCGGCTGCGTGGCCGAGCTGCTTGCGTTTTGGACGAGAGACTCGTACTGATGGTAGAGCGCTTCCACGATGGCCGCGTTTGACTTCACGAGCGAGAGCGAGATGTTCTCATGCTGTCCGCGGCTTATCGCGGTCGGGTGACCTGGGTGCAGCCCGCGCGGCGCGGCAAGCGCGATGGGGCTGGCTGCGGCCAGGACGGTGCCAGCCGTGGCGATCGCGGCGAGACTGCGGGTCCAACGTGCGCTTTTCATCGACATACCCCCTATGCTCACGTGAAAGATGTTCCTCTGTATCCATCGAAACTAGGACACAAACCTCAAAATCGCCTTGAAAGCGGAGGTGGGCGGGTGGACGCGGTCGTGATCGGCAGCATCAACGTGGACCTCGTCGTGCGCGTGCAGGAGATGCCGCGGCCTGGCGCGGCGGTGTAGGCGGAATCGGCGCGCCATCAGGCAGGAGGCAAGGGTGCGAATCAGGCCGTTGCCGCCGCCCGGCAGGGCGTGCGCGCGCATGATCGGGGCCGTGGGGACGGACGCATTTGCGCCGATGCTCAAGGATTCGCTGGCCCGTGCAGGCGTCGACGTCTCGGGCGTGGCGGAGGTGCCGGGGCCGAGCGGCAAGGCGCTCATCTTCCTCGAGATAAGCGGGCAAAACCGCATCGTGGTGGTCCCGGACGCCAATGCGTTCCTCGAACCAGTGAGGGTGGAGCGCGCGGTGCTCACCTTGGAGACGCCGCGGGAGACGGCTGTGATGGTGCAGAACGAGATTCCGCGCGAGGCCGTGATGGTCGCCATTCGCGCGGCACACCTGCGCGGGTGGCCCACCGTGTGGAACGTGGCGCACCGTCGGCGTTGCCGGCTGAGGTGCTTCGCGTTGGCGAAGTGAGCGTGATGAACGAGGTGGAGGCCGCCTGGGTGACGGGGCGCGAGATTCCCGACGAGAACGTCCGCGAGGCGCTTCGCTACGCCACGGCTGCCGCTTCCCTCTGCGTGCACGGATGGGTGCGGCCGACAGCATCCCGGGGCGCAGTGAGGTGGAGGCGTTTTTGCGATCTCGGCCCGAGGGCGAAGGCGTTTGACGGGTCCAGCAGGAAATTCGATGTTCGCCGTCGAATCGAACGTTTGTTTGCAACGGCTGTGCAGGGCCGCACTTCGTTCGGAAAGAAGGTCTCCTCATGCGCATCCTCCACACTGCCGATTGGCACTTCGGCAAGACGCTTGAAGGGCGGGATCGCGCGCCCGAACAGTGGAAGTTCATCGAGGAACTCGCCGCCATCTGCGACGCCGAATCGGTCGATCTCGTCCTCATGGCAGGCGACGTCTACCAGACCGTCAACCCGAGCGCAGAGGCGGAGGAAATGTTCTACCATGCGCTCCACAGGCTGGCCGCCGGCGGGCGCCGCGGCGTCGTGATCATCGCCGGCAATCATGATCACGCTGACCGCATCCGCGCGCCGCGCTGGCTGGCGGATCCTCTTGGCATCGTGCTCGTCGGCCTGCCGAAGGACGAGATCCGGCCGACGGAGGCGCGCCGAGATGGCGCGTGGCGGCCGTGGGGCGGTGTGGGCGCCGTGGAACTGGCCGTCCCGTCGTGTCCGCACAGGGCGCGAATTGCCGCGGTGCCCTACCCCTCCGAGTCGCGGCTCGGCGAGGTCCTCTCCGAATCCCTCGAGGAGCGCGAGATGCGGCGAAGCTACAGCGACCGCCTCGCCGGCTGGTTTGCCGTTCTCGCCCGCCACTTCCGCCCCGACACCGTCAACCTGCTCGCAAGCCACGTCTACGTGGCAGGCGGCATCGAAACGGATTCAGAGATCCAGATCCAGGTGGGCGGCGCGTACGCGGTTGATGCGTCCGCCTTCCCCGCGACCGCGCAGTACGTGGCGCTCGGTCATCTCCACCGCCCGCAGGAGATGGAGGGGCCGGGCGGGGTGCCCATCCGCTACGCCGGATCGCCCATCGCGTACAGCTTTTCCGAGGCGGGGCAACAGAAATCGGTAACGCTCGTGGACGTCGAGCCGG from Alicyclobacillus acidocaldarius subsp. acidocaldarius DSM 446 carries:
- a CDS encoding exonuclease SbcCD subunit D, which translates into the protein MRILHTADWHFGKTLEGRDRAPEQWKFIEELAAICDAESVDLVLMAGDVYQTVNPSAEAEEMFYHALHRLAAGGRRGVVIIAGNHDHADRIRAPRWLADPLGIVLVGLPKDEIRPTEARRDGAWRPWGGVGAVELAVPSCPHRARIAAVPYPSESRLGEVLSESLEEREMRRSYSDRLAGWFAVLARHFRPDTVNLLASHVYVAGGIETDSEIQIQVGGAYAVDASAFPATAQYVALGHLHRPQEMEGPGGVPIRYAGSPIAYSFSEAGQQKSVTLVDVEPGQRARWWEIPLSCGRPLVRWRASSLAEVHAWLDEGRDADAWIDLEVRVDTEMALRDIQDLRGAAPHIVHIRPVLPMQEAAESLDAQVSRPISPEALFRRFFEEKVGLPPDDALVRLFLGLVQDVETDEAEGTAESAEAGEEVGA
- a CDS encoding IS1634 family transposase gives rise to the protein MILLFAQIVSTKKPDGKTYKYLHIVESYREGRTVKKRRVASLGNISQYSEREIEQIIRTLESLLQHRTTGSLEDFEAQQVLHFGVPYVVQFLWNQLGLTEAIRDALRAREVTFDVARYVQAMVIHRLVDPSSKLRLFHTLDDLYLPDWGGEPWQLQHFYRALDYLVDIKPQLERVLYARLTDLLNFRLSLVLYDLTSTHLHGHACPLGEHGYSRTHRPDLEQVELGLLVTPEGIPITHEVFAGNVSDKQTVPDILKRLKEDFAVEQCVFVGDRGMVTEKNMALMAEAGFPYIVGFHKRGRIVSDALLEQFADVNAYHELKDNLRYLEVPAASVDDVEKAEGVRYILCYNPEKARQDAAFRESALEEAETGLKALAESLAKPKRGRKPTDKGVMLKVADLLTRKGVEAFFQVDYKDGILTYRRDEDAITKEALRDGKFLIRTNTDLPAADVAQSYKTLMGIERAFHQIKNFLDVGPIYHWNEQRVRGHIFVCVLAYLFEQEMQVLYRRQWAHDKAVAESLACVEEQAKVLAELESRWYTGEAIVRELRRWKAVRATFLDKEFVSVTKATDQAKAILTSLGIPTPNKTLSVTKVPSMTPDE
- a CDS encoding PfkB family carbohydrate kinase gives rise to the protein MRIRPLPPPGRACARMIGAVGTDAFAPMLKDSLARAGVDVSGVAEVPGPSGKALIFLEISGQNRIVVVPDANAFLEPVRVERAVLTLETPRETAVMVQNEIPREAVMVAIRAAHLRGWPTVWNVAHRRRCRLRCFALAK